Part of the Methylovirgula sp. 4M-Z18 genome is shown below.
ACCCCGGCCCTGGTCGCGCCAATCGAATTTACCCTGCCGCTCGCAGATTATGCAGCGCTCGGCGGCCATATGGACCATGTCCGGCCGCTCTCGTCGCTGGCGGACGGGAACAAGCTGGCCCACCAGCGCGGCAACGTGCGGGTGACGACGCAAAATGCGGAGAGCACGCCCAAATGACTGCGCGCCGTGCGCATATCGCCCTTCTGCCCGACGGGCGGCGCCTGCACCTGCAGGATGGGCCGATCGACCTGATCGTCGAGGCCTATGGCGATGCGCAAGCGGTGACAGCGGCCTATCGCGCAGCGGCGGCTCGCTTCGAGGGTCTTCTCGATGCGCTGTGCCTCGAATTGCCGCGCCTGCGTTCGGACGCCCGCACGGCGGCCCCGCTGGAGCACCCGGTTGCCAAACGCATGCTCGCGGCGGTCCTGCCTTTTGCCGCTGAGACTTTCATTACGCCCATGGCGGCGGTCGCCGGCGCAGTCGCGCAGGAGATCTTGCACGCGATGCTGCAAGCCGCGCCCTTGCGCAAAGCCTATGTAAATAACGGCGGCGACATTGCTCTGCATCTGACGGGCGGCGAGACTTTCGACATCGGCCTCGTCGATAGGCCTGGCCGGCCGAGCCTGTTCGGCAAGGCGACATTGCATGCGCATGACCCCGCGCGTGGCATCGCGACCAGCGGCGCCCATGGCCGCAGTTTCTCGCTCGGCATTGCCGATGCGGTGACGGTGCTGGCGCACACCGCAGCTGAGGCGGATGCGGCGGCGACAATCATCGCCAATGCCATCGACTTGCCTGGTCACCCAGCGATCGCGCGCGTCCCGGCTTGCGAGCTGCAGCCGGATTCCGATCTCGGCACGCGCCTCGTGACGCGGCATGTCGGTGCGTTGAGCGACAGCGATATTGCGCGCGCACTCGAAGCCGGTGCGCGCTGCGCACGCGATCTTCTCGCACGGGGCCTTATTGTCGCCGCGGCCCTGCATCTGCAGGGCGAGACAAGAAGTGTTGAAGATCGCGACGTTGCGCCCGCGCGCGTCGGCTATTCCCGCCATCAAACCAGTGGAAGATCCGCCTCATGCCCGATGTAGAAGTGCGCAAACAGATTGTCACCGTCGAGGAGATCTATCACGAGGGCGGTCCCGTGGCGCGCGTGCCGCTCAAGCGCGGCGCCATCTTGAGCGTCATCCGCAATCCGTTCGCGGGCCGCTACGTAGAGGAAATCGCCGATTACATGAAGGAGCTCGAGCCGCTCGGGATCGACATGGCGAACAGATTGGTCGCGGCGCTGGGCGTCGCAGCGAGCGCCATCGAAGGCTATGGCAAAGGCGCGATCGTCGGCGTGGCGGGCGAACTCGAACATGGCGCACTGTGGCATGTGCCGGGCGGCTACGCCATGCGCGCGGCTCTCGGAGACGCCAAGGCGATTGTCCCCTCCGCCAAGAAGGTCGGTGGGCCGGGCACGCGGCTCGACGTGCCGGTGACGCATATCAACGCCTCTTACGTCCGCAGCCATTTCGATGCGATGGAAGTGGGCGTACCGGACGGGCCGCGTGCCGACGA
Proteins encoded:
- a CDS encoding UPF0280 family protein — its product is MTARRAHIALLPDGRRLHLQDGPIDLIVEAYGDAQAVTAAYRAAAARFEGLLDALCLELPRLRSDARTAAPLEHPVAKRMLAAVLPFAAETFITPMAAVAGAVAQEILHAMLQAAPLRKAYVNNGGDIALHLTGGETFDIGLVDRPGRPSLFGKATLHAHDPARGIATSGAHGRSFSLGIADAVTVLAHTAAEADAAATIIANAIDLPGHPAIARVPACELQPDSDLGTRLVTRHVGALSDSDIARALEAGARCARDLLARGLIVAAALHLQGETRSVEDRDVAPARVGYSRHQTSGRSASCPM
- a CDS encoding amino acid synthesis family protein, whose protein sequence is MPDVEVRKQIVTVEEIYHEGGPVARVPLKRGAILSVIRNPFAGRYVEEIADYMKELEPLGIDMANRLVAALGVAASAIEGYGKGAIVGVAGELEHGALWHVPGGYAMRAALGDAKAIVPSAKKVGGPGTRLDVPVTHINASYVRSHFDAMEVGVPDGPRADEMALVLVMTTGPRIHARVGGLKASEIKGLDGLR